The DNA segment CGCCCCGCCGGACCAGTGCCTCGGTGTCGGTGGTGAACAGCGCGGAGTCGATCCCGGGCCGTTCGACACCGGCCCGGCGTACCCCGATGCCGACCAGTTCCAGCGGCCGTCCGATCCGGGCGGTGAAGTCGTCGGCGGAGTCGACCAGCATCCGCGCGACCTCCGAGCCCACGACACCGCAACCCAGCAGCGCCACCTTCAGCGGCTGCTCGGTCGGCGGGGTCGCCCCGTCGGCGGCCGGACCGGCCACCGGTACGGCATCGGGTCCTGCGGGCGATTGTGCGGTCTCGGTCATCGACCAACTCCCAGCTCGGCGTCCAACATCGTCTTCATCTCCATCGGCGATCCCTCGCGATCGGTCGCCATCGCTCAACCCATGTCCAGGGCCAACAGGTCATCGACGGTCTCGCGCCGCAGCAGGGTACGCCATCGACCGTCGGCGACCGCGACCACCGGCGGACGCGGTACGTGGTTGTAGTTGCTCGCCATCGACCGTGCATACGCCCCGGCCCCCGGTACGGCGATCAGGTCACCGGGGGCGATGTCACCGGGGAGGAACTCGTCGCGGACCACGATGTCACCGGATTCGCAGTGCTTGCCCACCACCCGGCACAGCACCGGTGCGGCGTCACTGGCCCGGTTGGCCACGGTGGCCGAGTACTCCGCGGCGTACAGCGCGGTACGGATGTTGTCGCTCATCCCGCCGTCGACCGAGACATAGGTACGCACCCCGCCACCGGCCAGGACCACGGGTTTCACCGTGCCTACCTCGTACAACATCAGCGCCGCCGGCCCACTGATCGCCCGGCCGGGTTCGATCGACAGCTCCGGACGGGGAAGCCCGGTGCTGCGGCACTCGGCCTCGACCATCGCATTCAGGTGTTCGGCCAGTTCGACGGTCGGCCGCGGATCGTCCAGGGTCGTGTAGGCGATGCCGAAACCGCCGCCGAGGTCGAGTTCGGGCAGGATCTGCCCGGTGCGTTCGGCGATCGCTGCCAGCAGGCCGATGGTGCGGCGCACCGCGACCTCGAAACCGGCGGTCTCGAAGATCTGTGAACCGATGTGGGAGTGGATCCCGCGCAGGTCGATGCCCGGCGCCCCCAGACACTCCTCCACCGCACGCATGGCATCACCGGTGACGATGGAGAATCCGAACTTCTGGTCCTCGTGGGCGGTGGCGATGTACTCGTGGGTGTGTGCCTCCACGCCGGCGGTCACCCGTACCAGCACCGGTGCCTGCACCCCGCGGGCGGCAGCGAGTTCGGCCAGCCGGGCGATCTCGATGAAGGAGTCGACGATGA comes from the Naumannella halotolerans genome and includes:
- the lysA gene encoding diaminopimelate decarboxylase codes for the protein MSHTHVAGAIHADVSVSGPGWLRRPTDVNALVDGLWSSGVRRRPDGELEVAGVPVTALAAEVGTPAYVFDEADLRERARGFAEAFAGWRVYYAGKSFLSKDVARWVVEEGLYLDVCTGGELAVALAAGIDPARIGFHGNNKSLAELQAALEAGVGRIIVDSFIEIARLAELAAARGVQAPVLVRVTAGVEAHTHEYIATAHEDQKFGFSIVTGDAMRAVEECLGAPGIDLRGIHSHIGSQIFETAGFEVAVRRTIGLLAAIAERTGQILPELDLGGGFGIAYTTLDDPRPTVELAEHLNAMVEAECRSTGLPRPELSIEPGRAISGPAALMLYEVGTVKPVVLAGGGVRTYVSVDGGMSDNIRTALYAAEYSATVANRASDAAPVLCRVVGKHCESGDIVVRDEFLPGDIAPGDLIAVPGAGAYARSMASNYNHVPRPPVVAVADGRWRTLLRRETVDDLLALDMG